The DNA segment AGTGGATAGATAAACGCCATCAACCACGTTGAACGAAGCAACATATTTAACAAGAAACCGATTCCAAAAAACATGACTAAAAAGATCAGCATAGAAATTACTAGCTGGGGTATATTCATTCATTCCTCACTCCTTGTCTGCTTCTATAGTTTACATAAATGAATGAAACACCGTCAATCCAATGTTTAAAGAAACATTGAAAGAGGATGAGACATAACAATGATGTGGATAGCTAAAAATGAACATAGTACAATATCCGCTACAGGAGAATCCTTCGCTTGTTTTAATAAAATCACGAATGGCGAATGATTCGATTGTAGAATCACTCGCCATTTTCGTGTTGATCTTTAGTTATGTCCCAGGCTCTCATTAAACATAATTACTTATTAAAATGGCTTCTTCCCTTTTTTAAGGGTAAGGCCCACTCCACCTAGCATAAACAGGTAGCGGTTATCAATCATTTTTTTCATGAAGTTAGCTGTTCCGCCGTATAACTTACGGGAGCCTACTGCACCAATTGCTTCTTTTCCTCCAAGTGATGCAACCGTTCCTTTAATGTCCGGCTTAAAGGTTTTAAGTTGTCCACCACCATTTACTAATGATTGAAGATTACTTGCACATACTTCAGCCATCTGCATTGCAATTTGAGCAGTTGGTGGATACGGACGATTGATCTCTTCATTAATGATTAGTGCACAGTCACCAATAATAAAGATATTATCATGCCCTGGTGCACGAAGATCAGGTTCAACTTTAATACGCCCACGCATGTTGTCAAAACCAGAGCGTTCAATGATTGAGCTTCCACGAACTCCTGTAGCCCAAACTACTGTAGATGCTTTAATCTCTTCGCCTTCACCAACAACCACTCCAGAAGCTGTAACTTCCTTGATAGGTGTATTGATTTTGAATTCAACTCCACGGCTTTCAAGTAAATTCATTGCATATTCAACGAGTTCAGGATCAAATCCTGGAAGAGCTGTTGGAGCGGCTTCTACAACATACAGCTTCACTTTATCACGCGCAATATCATATTGTTTACAAAGCTCAGGTACACGTTCAGATAACTCTCCAATAAACTCAATGCCTGTGAATCCAGCTCCCGCTACAACAAACGTTAAGAGACCTTCTTCTTTTTCCGCTTGATTGTTGTATTTTGCAAAACAGTTATCAATGTGATCTTTAATTTGTCTTGCACCGTTCACTGTCCACTTACTATAAGCATGTTCCTTTACGCCAGGAACACCAAACGTTTCTGCTTCTGCACCGAGTCCTACTACAAGGTAGTCATAGTCTAACTCGCCATCCTTTAAAAGAACTTTTTTGTCTTCAGTTTTAATTTCAACCACTTCGTCTTGTACAAAGTTCACTTTGCGGAAGTCTACTACACTATTGATTGGCATTCTTGTTCGCTCCGGCTGCATCGTTCCAGCTGCAGGTTCATGTAACCAAGTTGTTTGATAGTGGTAGTCATGCTTGTTTACTAGTGTAATTTTTGCTTCATTGTCTCCCATTTTTTTTTGGAGTCTTGTTGCAGTAATCATTCCACCGTACCCAGCACCAAGAATAACAATATGTGGCTTATTCACAGTATCACGTCCATTGATATATTTTTTGTCAGTCTAAACTTTGTGATCCATTTCACGAACTTGTATACAGACATACTTTCGTCTAAAAATAGACACAAATTATCTACATCCTATGATATGTGTTTTCTCTAGACTTTTCAACATTTTTCGTGCGATTTATGAAAGATCTTCTGACATTCGAATGCCCTCTTTCTTATCGTATAAAAAAGATGATTAAAATATGAATGAAAAAGATTCTCATTCTTTGTTTTTCCTAGGAAGTAAAGCTATAATGGGTAAGGCAGATATTAATTCGGAGGTGTCCATAGTATGTCAGAGCAAGAAGAGTTATATGACATTACCATTATCGGAGGAGGGCCAACTGGTTTATTCGCTGCCTTTTACGCGGGAATGCGAAAAGCAAAGGTGAAAATCATAGAAAGCATGCCACAGCTCGGCGGACAGCTTTCAGCTCTTTATCCTGAAAAATATATATACGACGTAGCAGGGTTTCCTAAGGTAAAGGCTCAGGATCTTGTGGAACAGTTAACCATTCAGGCGCAGCAATTTAACCCTGATATTGTTCTTGAACAAGCTGTTAAACATCTTACGAAACAGGAAGATGAGACTTTTATCATTGAAACAGATAAAGAAACTCATTATTCTAAAGCGATAATCATTACTGCTGGTGCTGGTGCATTCCAACCCCGTCGCCTTCAATTAGAAGGAGCAGAAGCGTACGAATCGACTAATCTTCATTACTTCATTAAAGACCTTAACGCATTTGCAGGCAAACGAGTGGTTGTGTTAGGTGGAGGAGATTCCGCGCTTGACTGGTCACTTATGCTTGAGCCACTTGCTAAGGAAGTGACGATCGTGCACCGTCGAGATAAATTCCGTGCTCATGAGCATAGCGTACAGCTCCTTGAAGAGTCGAAAGTGAATGTGATGACTCCATATGAGATTACTGGATTAAACGGTGAGAATGGAGTCATTACGCAGGTAGAATTAAGTGAGGTAAAAGGTGAAGATAAACAAACCATTGATGTTGACGCACTAATCGTAAACTACGGATTCGTTTCCTCACTAGGACCAATCAAAGAATGGGGTCTTGAAATTGAAAAGAACTCCATCGTTGTGAATTCCAAGATGGAAACAAATATCAAAGGTATCTACGGAGCTGGAGACATTTGTACGTATGATGGCAAAGTCAAATTAATTGCTACTGGTTTTGGTGAAGCACCTACAGCCGTTAATAATGCGAAAGCATATATTGATCCAAAAGCCCGTCTACATCCGGGACATAGTACAAGTTTATTTTAAGTAGTATTTAACATTAAAAGCCTGACGCGTTGATAGATCAACGCGTCAGGCTTTTCTTTATAGTAATGCTTTAATTAATGGGTGATTTTCCTCAAGACCTGTAACTTGTAATAACGTTTCTTTTTTGCCTTTTTCTTTTAAGAGCTTTTGAAGCTCCTGGCTTTCTGAGTCATCAGCGACATCAAAATGTAAGGCTGCCTTTATTGCCTCGATTAGAGTGGTTGGCATGTCACCTTGCTCTATTAGCATTCTAGCTGGCTTCACTAAACGATCGTTAAATCCTAATTTTCGAATCGGTCCTCTACCTACTCGCACAATATCATCGGACAAGTACGGATTCTCAAAACGATTAATAATTTTTAAGATGTACGCTTCATGCTCTGATTGATCAAACCCGTATTCATTAACAAGCACCAGCTTTGTTTCATTTAATCCATCAACCACTTTTTGCTTAACCTCTTTATCATCCATTGCTTCTTTAATCGTCGTAAGACCTTTCTGATAGCCAAAGTAAGCGGCTAATGCGTGCCCTGTATTTACTGTGAATAATTTGCGCTCAATGAACGGAATTAAATCATCAACATATGTTACTCCTTCAATTGAGGCATTATGGCCTTTAAGGGTTGTCTTTTCAACCACCCATTCAAAAAATGGCTCAACTGAAACAGCCAATAAATCTTCATTTTTCTGATTCGGGACAATTCGATCAACTGCCGCATCAGCAAATCCCGTTTTTTCAAGAATTGTAGCCCACTCTGATTCAGATAATAGATCCTTTGTGTATTCCGCTAAAGTGGAGGTTGCGCGAATGGCATTTTCACATGCGATTACATCGACAGGACCCGCATCAGGAGAACGCTGCGTTAGACCCTTTGCGAGAACAGGTGCGATAAATTTCAAGATTGTTGGTCCAACTGCGGTTGTAATTAGATCAGCCGTTGCAATTTCATCTAGTAAAGCGGCTTCGTCTTCATTACTGTTCAATCCACGAACACCTGTAATATGCTCCTTGCCACCTTCCTCACTAGCAAGTGTAACCGTATATTCGTTACGTGCATTCAATTCATTAATAATAGCTTCATTTACATCGGCAAAAATGACTTCATAACCTGCTCTATTTAAAAGGGCGCCGATAAAACCGCGCCCAATATTTCCTGCTCCAAAATGAACAGCCTTCATTATTCATTCACCTCTGAGAAAAACGACAATACTTCTTCAGAAGACTTAGACTCTAACAGCTTCTCAACATTTTCTTCTTCAGAACATGCAATCGCAATTTTAGAAAGAATGTCTAAGTGCTCATTTCCTTTACCAGCAATACCAATGACAATGCGAACGTCATTGCCATCCCAGTCAATTGGATTGTTATATAAAAGAATTGAAATTCCAGATTCCTTTACTTCTCCTTTAGCCTCTTCTGTTCCATGAGGGATTGCAAGCATGTTCCCCATAAATGTAGAAGTTAACTCTTCACGTTCGTGCATTTTTGCTACGTACTCACTCGTTACGTATCCACGATCAGCCAGAAGTGTACCTGCTTCCTCAATTGCTTCCTCTTTCGTTTTTGCTTGTGCGCCTACTACAATATTGTCTTGTTTCAGAATTGAATTTGTCATGGTTTAAGCACTCCTTTTTGTACTAGCTTTTGTATATATTCAAAACAATGTTGACTAAGCAGCTTCTTAATCTCCCCCGCATCTCCATTTTGCATCAATTGCATGTGCTCTTCACTTGAGATAAGCATCACACTTAAGCTACTAAGTAAATCAAGCAGCTGCTGATTTGCATGACTTGGGGCGAGCATTAAGATGACTCTTTTTACAACAATAGGCTTATCACCCATTGATGCAAGTGGCTCTTCTGCATCTAGTCGAATCATTGTAAAGACCGGCTTTAACACGTGCTCTGTTCGCGTATGAAATAACGCTAAATGTGTGTCAGGTATGCCAAGCCCACCCAACCGCTCCCTTTGCAGGAGAGCCTCAAAAACGGGTACTGCATCTGCAAGGCTTCCAGACTGCTCGAGCTCCGTACAAAGATGTGCAAGAGCTTCGTCCATTACTTTACCCGGATTCAATGAAAATGAATCTAAAATCTGCGTAATATCAGTACTTAACATCGCTAACTCTTCAAAAAAAGTAGCTGAGATCTGTTTCGTTTCCACTCGTTTTTGCTTAAGCGCAGAACGACTCACAATCGGTCGTTTTTGCCCGATGAGTTGAATTTGTTTTCGGATTTGTTCCGTTTCTTCCTTTGATAAGAATGGCTTCACTAAAAAATATGGTTCATTTTGTGGCAGGGGAATCGTTGAAATGATTAAATCATAAAATCGTGCTTCCTGTTTATTAAAATCAAATAAAGACACTTGATCAATCTGTTCGATTTCAGGAAATTCCTTCTCTAATCGACTGGCTAAAAGCTTGGAGGAGCCAATTCCGCTAGAGCAAATAACAATGGCTTTAAGCGGTGTATGCTGATTCTGACGTTCAATCGCTGACCCAAAATGCATTACCAGGAACCCAATCTCTTCTTCCGGTATGGATAAAGGATCAAATACGTTCTTAGATACATTCTTAACCGCTTCATAAAGGGATGCATCGTTTTGTTTAATCCGCTCAAGTAAAGGGTTATGAATTTTCATTCCATGATTCATTCGGTATAACGCCGGTTCTAGATGTGAGATGAGCCCTGGATATAAGGATTCATCGTCGAACACGACATTCAACTTACTTTCCATTTGTTTAATCATTCGATCCGCATAATAGGAAAGCTCCGCATACTCCTCGTTGTTAAAAAGATGATATTCACGTTGAATCTTTGCTCCACGTAGATGCATCACAATGTAACCAATTTCTTCTTCAGGAATCGTAATTGAAAATAGATTTTCCAATGAGTGAGCCAACTCGTTTGCTAAACGATACACATTTTCTTGTTGGAGGGCATGTAATTGATTCGCATCCATTTGCACGTTTTCACCCTGTTGAATTCGTTCAATGGCGAGAGCAAGGTGAACAATGAGACCAATATAAGACACATCAGCCATTTGTCCATTTGAGTGGGTACGAAGATCCTCAACAGCCGCTTGCACCAGTTGAATCTTTTTCATATCAACAATACCGAGCAAGCGATCTGAAATGGACTCAGATAGTGCATGATCACTAGACTCAGTCTGAAATGATTGATAAAAAGAGCTTTCACTTACGTTTTCAGTGATT comes from the Alkalihalobacillus sp. FSL W8-0930 genome and includes:
- a CDS encoding NAD(P)/FAD-dependent oxidoreductase, with protein sequence MNKPHIVILGAGYGGMITATRLQKKMGDNEAKITLVNKHDYHYQTTWLHEPAAGTMQPERTRMPINSVVDFRKVNFVQDEVVEIKTEDKKVLLKDGELDYDYLVVGLGAEAETFGVPGVKEHAYSKWTVNGARQIKDHIDNCFAKYNNQAEKEEGLLTFVVAGAGFTGIEFIGELSERVPELCKQYDIARDKVKLYVVEAAPTALPGFDPELVEYAMNLLESRGVEFKINTPIKEVTASGVVVGEGEEIKASTVVWATGVRGSSIIERSGFDNMRGRIKVEPDLRAPGHDNIFIIGDCALIINEEINRPYPPTAQIAMQMAEVCASNLQSLVNGGGQLKTFKPDIKGTVASLGGKEAIGAVGSRKLYGGTANFMKKMIDNRYLFMLGGVGLTLKKGKKPF
- a CDS encoding NAD(P)/FAD-dependent oxidoreductase, which codes for MSEQEELYDITIIGGGPTGLFAAFYAGMRKAKVKIIESMPQLGGQLSALYPEKYIYDVAGFPKVKAQDLVEQLTIQAQQFNPDIVLEQAVKHLTKQEDETFIIETDKETHYSKAIIITAGAGAFQPRRLQLEGAEAYESTNLHYFIKDLNAFAGKRVVVLGGGDSALDWSLMLEPLAKEVTIVHRRDKFRAHEHSVQLLEESKVNVMTPYEITGLNGENGVITQVELSEVKGEDKQTIDVDALIVNYGFVSSLGPIKEWGLEIEKNSIVVNSKMETNIKGIYGAGDICTYDGKVKLIATGFGEAPTAVNNAKAYIDPKARLHPGHSTSLF
- a CDS encoding mannitol-1-phosphate 5-dehydrogenase, whose protein sequence is MKAVHFGAGNIGRGFIGALLNRAGYEVIFADVNEAIINELNARNEYTVTLASEEGGKEHITGVRGLNSNEDEAALLDEIATADLITTAVGPTILKFIAPVLAKGLTQRSPDAGPVDVIACENAIRATSTLAEYTKDLLSESEWATILEKTGFADAAVDRIVPNQKNEDLLAVSVEPFFEWVVEKTTLKGHNASIEGVTYVDDLIPFIERKLFTVNTGHALAAYFGYQKGLTTIKEAMDDKEVKQKVVDGLNETKLVLVNEYGFDQSEHEAYILKIINRFENPYLSDDIVRVGRGPIRKLGFNDRLVKPARMLIEQGDMPTTLIEAIKAALHFDVADDSESQELQKLLKEKGKKETLLQVTGLEENHPLIKALL
- a CDS encoding PTS sugar transporter subunit IIA, coding for MTNSILKQDNIVVGAQAKTKEEAIEEAGTLLADRGYVTSEYVAKMHEREELTSTFMGNMLAIPHGTEEAKGEVKESGISILLYNNPIDWDGNDVRIVIGIAGKGNEHLDILSKIAIACSEEENVEKLLESKSSEEVLSFFSEVNE
- a CDS encoding BglG family transcription antiterminator — translated: MYIPARERQLLKLLFNEKSPHDLHELAAFLDVSTRTVQRDLKGLGGILNQYKLSLEKDTTKKGFYLLGDDQNIQQLKADLSSMEPSDYTPEERQLLLLVALLEKQEPIKLFTLADELNVTVATVSHDLTKVEEWLSSFHLTLIRRRGYGVEVGGSETDIRRSLSSLITENVSESSFYQSFQTESSDHALSESISDRLLGIVDMKKIQLVQAAVEDLRTHSNGQMADVSYIGLIVHLALAIERIQQGENVQMDANQLHALQQENVYRLANELAHSLENLFSITIPEEEIGYIVMHLRGAKIQREYHLFNNEEYAELSYYADRMIKQMESKLNVVFDDESLYPGLISHLEPALYRMNHGMKIHNPLLERIKQNDASLYEAVKNVSKNVFDPLSIPEEEIGFLVMHFGSAIERQNQHTPLKAIVICSSGIGSSKLLASRLEKEFPEIEQIDQVSLFDFNKQEARFYDLIISTIPLPQNEPYFLVKPFLSKEETEQIRKQIQLIGQKRPIVSRSALKQKRVETKQISATFFEELAMLSTDITQILDSFSLNPGKVMDEALAHLCTELEQSGSLADAVPVFEALLQRERLGGLGIPDTHLALFHTRTEHVLKPVFTMIRLDAEEPLASMGDKPIVVKRVILMLAPSHANQQLLDLLSSLSVMLISSEEHMQLMQNGDAGEIKKLLSQHCFEYIQKLVQKGVLKP